A single region of the Phaenicophaeus curvirostris isolate KB17595 chromosome 4, BPBGC_Pcur_1.0, whole genome shotgun sequence genome encodes:
- the PAQR3 gene encoding progestin and adipoQ receptor family member 3 isoform X2, translated as MQAKAPRGAHYIELGGYQYWPVLVPRGIRLYTYEQIPVFLKDNPYITDGYRAFLPSRLCLKSLFILSNETVNIWSHLLGFVLFFALGIHDLTAVLPAAGASREDFVICSVCLFCFQVCMLCSVGYHLFCCHRSEKTSRRWMALDYAGISIGILGCYVSGVFYAFYCNNIHPSYLTQQWHRLRSLIFCSVSGYGIIPTIHWVWLNGGIGASIVQEFAPRVVVMYFIAAVAFLFYISKVPERYFPGQLNYLGSSHQVWHVLAVVMLYWWHQSTVYILQYRHSTPCPERSDDS; from the exons ATGCAGGCGAAGGCGCCGCGGGGCGCGCACTACATCGAGCTGGGCGGGTACCAGTACTGGCCCGTGCTCGTGCCCCGCGGCATCCGCCTCTACACCTACGAGCAGATCCCCGTCTTCCTCAAGGACAACCCCTACATCACCGACGGGTACCGCGCCTTCCTGCCCTCCCGGCTCTGCCTCAAGAG CCTCTTCATCCTCTCCAATGAGACCGTCAACATCTGGAGCCACCTCCTCGGCTTCGTTCTCTTCTTCGCCCTGGGCATCCACGACCTGACAGCCGTCCTGCCCGCTGCTGGCGCCTCCCGGGAGGACTTTGTCATCTGCTCCGTCTGCCTCTTCTGCTTCCAG GTGTGTATGCTCTGCTCAGTAGGATATCATCTTTTCTGTTGCCACCGCTCGGAGAAGACCAGCCGACGATGGATGGCCTTAGATTACGCAGGAATTTCCATTGGCATCCTGGGCTGCTATGTGTCCGGCGTCTTTTATGCATTTTATTGTAACAAC ATTCATCCCAGTTACCTCACGCAGCAGTGGCACAGACTGCGCTCCCTCATCTTTTGCTCCGTGTCTGGATACGGAATTATTCCCACCATCCACTGGGTTTGGCTCAACGGTGGTATCGGTGCATCTATCGTACAG gaGTTTGCTCCGCGTGTGGTTGTCATGTACTTCATTGCTGCTGTGGCTTTTCTCTTCTATATTTCCAAAGTTCCTGAAAGATACTTCCCAG GCCAGTTGAACTACCTCGGCTCAAGCCACCAGGTGTGGCACGTCCTTGCGGTGGTGATGCTGTACTGGTGGCACCAGTCCACAGTGTACATCCTGCAGTACCGACACAGCACGCCCTGCCCTGAGCGCAGCGACGACTCCTGA
- the PAQR3 gene encoding progestin and adipoQ receptor family member 3 isoform X1, protein MQAKAPRGAHYIELGGYQYWPVLVPRGIRLYTYEQIPVFLKDNPYITDGYRAFLPSRLCLKSLFILSNETVNIWSHLLGFVLFFALGIHDLTAVLPAAGASREDFVICSVCLFCFQVCMLCSVGYHLFCCHRSEKTSRRWMALDYAGISIGILGCYVSGVFYAFYCNNYWRQVYLITVLAMILAVFFAQIHPSYLTQQWHRLRSLIFCSVSGYGIIPTIHWVWLNGGIGASIVQEFAPRVVVMYFIAAVAFLFYISKVPERYFPGQLNYLGSSHQVWHVLAVVMLYWWHQSTVYILQYRHSTPCPERSDDS, encoded by the exons ATGCAGGCGAAGGCGCCGCGGGGCGCGCACTACATCGAGCTGGGCGGGTACCAGTACTGGCCCGTGCTCGTGCCCCGCGGCATCCGCCTCTACACCTACGAGCAGATCCCCGTCTTCCTCAAGGACAACCCCTACATCACCGACGGGTACCGCGCCTTCCTGCCCTCCCGGCTCTGCCTCAAGAG CCTCTTCATCCTCTCCAATGAGACCGTCAACATCTGGAGCCACCTCCTCGGCTTCGTTCTCTTCTTCGCCCTGGGCATCCACGACCTGACAGCCGTCCTGCCCGCTGCTGGCGCCTCCCGGGAGGACTTTGTCATCTGCTCCGTCTGCCTCTTCTGCTTCCAG GTGTGTATGCTCTGCTCAGTAGGATATCATCTTTTCTGTTGCCACCGCTCGGAGAAGACCAGCCGACGATGGATGGCCTTAGATTACGCAGGAATTTCCATTGGCATCCTGGGCTGCTATGTGTCCGGCGTCTTTTATGCATTTTATTGTAACAAC TACTGGCGTCAGGTATATTTAATCACTGTGCTGGCAATGATCTTGGCAGTGTTTTTTGCTCAGATTCATCCCAGTTACCTCACGCAGCAGTGGCACAGACTGCGCTCCCTCATCTTTTGCTCCGTGTCTGGATACGGAATTATTCCCACCATCCACTGGGTTTGGCTCAACGGTGGTATCGGTGCATCTATCGTACAG gaGTTTGCTCCGCGTGTGGTTGTCATGTACTTCATTGCTGCTGTGGCTTTTCTCTTCTATATTTCCAAAGTTCCTGAAAGATACTTCCCAG GCCAGTTGAACTACCTCGGCTCAAGCCACCAGGTGTGGCACGTCCTTGCGGTGGTGATGCTGTACTGGTGGCACCAGTCCACAGTGTACATCCTGCAGTACCGACACAGCACGCCCTGCCCTGAGCGCAGCGACGACTCCTGA
- the PAQR3 gene encoding progestin and adipoQ receptor family member 3 isoform X3 has protein sequence MLCSVGYHLFCCHRSEKTSRRWMALDYAGISIGILGCYVSGVFYAFYCNNYWRQVYLITVLAMILAVFFAQIHPSYLTQQWHRLRSLIFCSVSGYGIIPTIHWVWLNGGIGASIVQEFAPRVVVMYFIAAVAFLFYISKVPERYFPGQLNYLGSSHQVWHVLAVVMLYWWHQSTVYILQYRHSTPCPERSDDS, from the exons ATGCTCTGCTCAGTAGGATATCATCTTTTCTGTTGCCACCGCTCGGAGAAGACCAGCCGACGATGGATGGCCTTAGATTACGCAGGAATTTCCATTGGCATCCTGGGCTGCTATGTGTCCGGCGTCTTTTATGCATTTTATTGTAACAAC TACTGGCGTCAGGTATATTTAATCACTGTGCTGGCAATGATCTTGGCAGTGTTTTTTGCTCAGATTCATCCCAGTTACCTCACGCAGCAGTGGCACAGACTGCGCTCCCTCATCTTTTGCTCCGTGTCTGGATACGGAATTATTCCCACCATCCACTGGGTTTGGCTCAACGGTGGTATCGGTGCATCTATCGTACAG gaGTTTGCTCCGCGTGTGGTTGTCATGTACTTCATTGCTGCTGTGGCTTTTCTCTTCTATATTTCCAAAGTTCCTGAAAGATACTTCCCAG GCCAGTTGAACTACCTCGGCTCAAGCCACCAGGTGTGGCACGTCCTTGCGGTGGTGATGCTGTACTGGTGGCACCAGTCCACAGTGTACATCCTGCAGTACCGACACAGCACGCCCTGCCCTGAGCGCAGCGACGACTCCTGA